The Enterobacter asburiae genome window below encodes:
- a CDS encoding ABC transporter permease, with amino-acid sequence MRSNAISWRRVRALCVKETRQIVRDPSSWLIAVVIPLLLLFIFGYGINLDSSKLRVGILLEQQSEDALDFTHAMTGSPYIDATISDNRQELIQKMQAGKIRGLIVISVDFAANMARANADAPIQVITDGSEPNTANFVQGYAEGIWQLWQMQRAEDRGEEFKPLIDVQTRYWFNPAAISQHFIIPGAVTIIMTVIGAILTSLVIAREWERGTMEALLSTEVTRVELLLCKLIPYYFLGMLAMLLCMLVSVFILGVPYRGSLVVLFFITSLFLLSTLGMGLLISTITRNQFNAAQVALNAAFLPSIMLSGFIFQIDSMPAVIRAVTYVIPARYFVSTLQSLFLAGNIPVVLIVNTLFLMASAAMFIGLTWMKTKRRLD; translated from the coding sequence ATGCGCAGTAATGCCATTTCCTGGCGCAGGGTGCGCGCGCTGTGCGTTAAAGAGACGCGGCAGATCGTGCGTGACCCCAGCAGCTGGCTGATTGCGGTAGTGATCCCCCTGCTGCTGCTGTTTATCTTTGGCTACGGCATTAACCTGGACTCCAGCAAGCTGCGGGTCGGGATTTTGCTGGAGCAGCAGAGTGAAGATGCGCTGGACTTTACTCACGCCATGACCGGTTCACCCTACATTGACGCCACCATCAGCGATAACAGGCAGGAGTTGATCCAGAAAATGCAGGCCGGGAAAATTCGCGGTCTGATCGTCATTTCGGTGGATTTTGCCGCCAATATGGCGCGGGCGAATGCCGATGCGCCGATCCAGGTGATTACCGACGGCAGCGAGCCGAACACCGCCAACTTCGTACAGGGCTACGCGGAGGGGATCTGGCAGCTCTGGCAGATGCAGCGCGCGGAAGATCGGGGTGAAGAATTTAAACCGCTGATCGACGTGCAGACGCGCTACTGGTTTAACCCCGCCGCCATCAGCCAGCACTTTATTATCCCAGGCGCGGTGACGATTATCATGACGGTAATCGGCGCGATCCTGACCTCGCTGGTGATCGCCCGCGAGTGGGAGCGCGGGACCATGGAGGCGCTGCTCTCTACCGAAGTGACGCGCGTCGAGCTGCTGCTGTGCAAGCTCATCCCCTACTATTTCCTCGGCATGCTGGCGATGCTGCTCTGTATGCTTGTCTCGGTCTTTATCCTCGGCGTGCCGTATCGCGGCTCGCTGGTGGTGCTGTTTTTTATCACCAGCCTGTTTTTACTCAGCACGCTGGGCATGGGGCTGCTCATCTCCACCATCACCCGCAACCAGTTCAACGCCGCGCAGGTGGCCCTCAACGCCGCCTTTTTACCGTCGATTATGCTGTCCGGGTTTATCTTCCAGATAGACAGTATGCCTGCGGTGATCCGCGCCGTGACCTATGTTATTCCGGCGCGCTACTTCGTGAGCACGCTGCAAAGCCTGTTCCTGGCGGGGAATATTCCGGTGGTGCTGATCGTCAACACGCTGTTTTTAATGGCGTCAGCGGCGATGTTTATCGGGTTGACGTGGATGAAAACCAAACGGCGACTGGATTAA
- a CDS encoding ATP-binding cassette domain-containing protein encodes MNDAVIQLNNLVKRFAGMDKPAVAPLNCTIQKGYVTGLVGPDGAGKTTLMRMLAGLLKPDEGTASVLGLDPIEDDGALHAMLGYMPQKFGLYEDLTVMENLNLYADLRSVTGETRQKTFARLLEFTSLGPFTDRLAGKLSGGMKQKLGLACTLVGEPKVLLLDEPGVGVDPISRRELWQMVHELAGDGMLILWSTSYLDEAEQCRDVLLMNEGELLYQGEPTTLTQSMAGRSFLLHSPQESNRRLLQRVLRLPQVSDGMIQGRSVRVILKKEATVDDIRQAQGMPEVEIEETAPRFEDAFIDLLGGAGTSESPLAAILHTVEGTPGETVIEAKSLTKKFGDFAATDNVNFAVKRGEIFGLLGPNGAGKSTTFKMMCGLLVPTSGKALVLDMDLKVSSGKARQHLGYMAQKFSLYGNLTVEQNLRFFSGVYGLRGRAQNEKIRRMSDAFALTNIASHATDELPLGFKQRLALACSLMHEPDILFLDEPTSGVDPITRREFWLHINSMVEKGVTVMVTTHFMDEAEYCDRIGLVYRGKLIAHGTPDDLKNQAADAEVPDPTMEQAFITLIHDWDKENAHAQ; translated from the coding sequence ATGAATGACGCGGTTATTCAGCTCAACAATCTGGTTAAACGCTTCGCGGGAATGGACAAACCGGCCGTCGCGCCGCTGAACTGCACTATCCAGAAAGGCTACGTGACCGGGCTGGTCGGTCCGGACGGTGCGGGGAAAACCACGCTGATGCGGATGCTGGCGGGGTTGCTCAAGCCGGACGAAGGCACGGCCAGCGTGCTCGGTCTTGACCCGATCGAGGATGACGGCGCGCTCCACGCCATGCTCGGCTATATGCCGCAGAAGTTTGGCCTGTATGAAGACCTGACGGTGATGGAAAACCTGAACCTGTACGCCGACCTGCGCAGCGTCACCGGCGAAACCCGACAGAAAACCTTCGCGCGTCTGCTGGAGTTTACCTCCCTCGGCCCGTTCACCGACAGGCTGGCGGGCAAGCTCTCCGGCGGGATGAAGCAGAAGCTGGGGCTGGCCTGCACGCTGGTCGGCGAGCCGAAAGTGCTGCTGCTGGATGAGCCCGGCGTCGGCGTAGACCCCATTTCGCGCCGCGAACTGTGGCAGATGGTGCACGAGCTGGCGGGCGACGGAATGCTGATCCTCTGGAGCACCTCCTACCTCGACGAAGCGGAACAGTGCCGGGACGTGCTGCTGATGAACGAAGGCGAACTGCTTTATCAGGGCGAGCCGACGACGCTGACGCAGAGCATGGCCGGACGCAGCTTCCTGCTGCACAGCCCGCAGGAGTCCAACCGCAGGCTGCTGCAGCGGGTGCTCAGGCTGCCGCAGGTCAGCGACGGGATGATCCAGGGCCGCTCGGTACGGGTGATCCTCAAAAAAGAGGCCACCGTCGACGATATTCGCCAGGCGCAAGGGATGCCTGAGGTCGAGATAGAAGAGACCGCACCGCGCTTTGAGGACGCGTTTATCGACCTGCTGGGCGGCGCGGGTACGTCAGAGTCGCCGCTTGCCGCCATTCTGCATACGGTGGAAGGCACGCCGGGCGAAACGGTGATTGAAGCCAAATCGCTCACCAAAAAGTTCGGGGATTTCGCCGCCACCGACAACGTCAATTTCGCGGTTAAACGCGGCGAGATTTTTGGCCTGCTCGGGCCGAACGGCGCGGGAAAATCGACCACCTTCAAGATGATGTGCGGCCTGCTGGTGCCGACGTCCGGCAAGGCGCTGGTGCTGGATATGGACCTGAAGGTCAGCTCCGGCAAGGCGCGCCAGCATCTCGGGTATATGGCGCAGAAGTTTTCGCTATACGGCAACCTGACGGTCGAGCAGAATCTGCGCTTTTTCTCCGGCGTGTACGGCCTGCGCGGGCGGGCGCAGAACGAAAAAATTCGCCGCATGAGCGACGCCTTCGCCTTAACTAACATCGCCTCCCACGCCACCGACGAGCTGCCGCTCGGCTTTAAGCAGCGGCTGGCGCTGGCCTGCTCGCTGATGCACGAGCCGGATATTCTGTTTCTGGATGAACCGACCTCGGGCGTTGATCCCATTACCCGCCGCGAGTTCTGGCTGCACATCAACAGCATGGTGGAAAAAGGGGTGACCGTGATGGTGACCACCCACTTCATGGACGAGGCGGAGTACTGCGACCGCATCGGGCTGGTGTATCGCGGCAAGCTGATTGCCCACGGTACCCCGGACGACCTGAAAAACCAGGCCGCCGACGCTGAGGTCCCGGACCCGACCATGGAGCAGGCGTTTATCACCCTCATCCACGACTGGGATAAGGAGAATGCCCATGCGCAGTAA
- a CDS encoding ABC transporter permease — MFHRLWTLIRKELQSLLREPQTRAILVLPVLIQVLLFPFAATLEVTNATIAIYNEDNGKHSVELTQRFARAKAFTHILLLKSPQEIQPTIDTQKALLLVRFPADFSRNLDTFQTAPMQLILDGRNSNSAQIAANYLQQVVKDYQQELMEGKPKPNNSELVVRNWYNPNLDYKWFVVPSLIAMITTIGVMIVTSLSVAREREQGTLDQLLVSPLATWQIFVGKAVPALIVATFQATIVLGVGIWAYQIPFAGSLALFYFTMVIYGLSLVGFGLLISALCSTQQQAFIGVFVFMMPAILLSGYVSPVENMPVWLQDLTWVNPIRHFTDITKQIYLKDASLDIVWGSLWPLLVIAATTGSVAYAMFRRNIA, encoded by the coding sequence ATGTTTCACCGATTATGGACGTTGATACGCAAAGAGCTGCAATCCCTGCTGCGCGAGCCGCAAACCCGCGCCATTCTGGTCTTGCCGGTGCTGATCCAGGTTTTACTGTTCCCGTTTGCCGCCACACTTGAGGTGACCAACGCCACCATTGCCATTTACAACGAAGACAACGGCAAGCATTCCGTCGAGCTAACGCAGCGTTTTGCCCGCGCGAAGGCCTTTACCCACATCCTGCTGCTGAAAAGCCCGCAGGAGATCCAGCCCACCATCGACACGCAAAAAGCGCTGCTGCTGGTGCGGTTCCCGGCGGATTTCTCCCGCAATCTGGATACCTTCCAGACCGCACCTATGCAGCTGATTCTCGACGGTCGTAACTCCAACAGCGCCCAGATAGCGGCCAACTATCTGCAGCAGGTGGTGAAGGATTATCAGCAGGAGCTGATGGAGGGCAAACCGAAGCCCAACAACAGCGAGCTGGTGGTGCGCAACTGGTACAACCCGAACCTGGACTACAAGTGGTTCGTGGTGCCGTCGCTGATCGCCATGATCACCACCATCGGGGTGATGATCGTGACTTCCCTTTCCGTCGCCCGCGAGCGCGAACAGGGCACGCTGGACCAGCTGCTGGTCTCCCCGCTCGCCACCTGGCAAATTTTCGTCGGCAAAGCGGTCCCGGCGCTGATCGTCGCGACGTTCCAGGCCACCATCGTGCTGGGTGTGGGGATTTGGGCCTACCAGATCCCGTTCGCCGGTTCGCTGGCGCTGTTTTACTTCACGATGGTGATTTACGGGCTGTCGCTGGTGGGGTTTGGACTGCTGATCTCGGCGCTCTGCTCGACGCAGCAGCAGGCGTTTATTGGGGTGTTCGTCTTTATGATGCCCGCGATTTTGCTCTCGGGGTATGTTTCACCCGTCGAGAACATGCCGGTGTGGCTACAGGATCTGACGTGGGTAAACCCGATTCGGCACTTTACGGACATCACCAAGCAAATCTATCTGAAGGATGCGAGTCTGGATATTGTCTGGGGAAGTTTGTGGCCGCTACTGGTGATTGCGGCCACGACGGGCTCAGTGGCGTACGCGATGTTTAGACGCAACATTGCGTAG
- a CDS encoding endonuclease/exonuclease/phosphatase family protein, with protein sequence MTQKMQHFSLKVLTINIHKGFTAFNRRFILPELRDAVRTVSADIVCLQEVMGAHEVHPLHFENWPDTPHYEFLADTMWSDYAYGRNAVYPEGHHGNAVLSRYPIEHYENRDVSVGESEKRGLLYCRITPPDLERPVHVGCVHLGLREAHRQAQLKMLAEWANALPEGEPVVVAGDFNDWRQRANHPLKVDAGLEEIFTRANGRPARTFPVRFPLLRLDRIYVKNAHASSPTALALLNWRHLSDHAPLSAEIHL encoded by the coding sequence ATGACTCAAAAAATGCAGCATTTCTCGCTTAAGGTGCTGACGATAAACATTCATAAGGGCTTCACAGCATTTAATCGCCGCTTCATTTTACCGGAGCTGCGCGACGCGGTTCGCACCGTCAGCGCGGATATTGTCTGCCTGCAGGAGGTGATGGGCGCACACGAAGTGCATCCGCTCCACTTTGAGAACTGGCCCGACACGCCGCACTATGAATTTCTGGCCGACACCATGTGGAGTGATTACGCCTACGGCCGCAACGCGGTCTACCCGGAAGGGCATCACGGAAACGCGGTGCTGTCCCGCTACCCCATTGAACATTACGAAAACCGCGACGTTTCCGTCGGGGAAAGCGAAAAACGCGGCCTGCTTTACTGCCGCATTACGCCGCCCGACCTCGAGCGACCCGTACATGTCGGCTGTGTTCATCTGGGCCTTCGCGAAGCCCATCGTCAGGCGCAGCTGAAAATGCTGGCCGAATGGGCCAACGCCCTTCCCGAAGGTGAACCGGTGGTCGTGGCGGGCGATTTCAACGACTGGCGACAGCGGGCAAACCATCCGTTGAAGGTGGATGCCGGACTGGAGGAGATTTTTACTCGCGCCAACGGCAGGCCTGCGCGCACCTTCCCGGTCCGTTTCCCGCTGCTTCGGCTTGACCGCATCTACGTGAAAAATGCCCACGCCAGCAGCCCGACCGCCCTGGCGCTCCTTAACTGGCGACATCTTTCCGACCACGCCCCGCTCAGCGCGGAGATCCACCTATGA
- a CDS encoding Bax inhibitor-1/YccA family protein, with protein sequence MDRFPRSDSIVQQTRSGLQTYMAQVYGWMTVGLLLTAFIAWYAANTPELMMFIFSSKITFFGLIIAQLALVFVLSGLVQKLSAGMATTLFMLYSALTGLTLSSIFIVYTYSSIASTFVVTGGMFGVMSLYGYTTKRDLSGLGSMLFMGLIGIVLASLVNLWLKSDALMWAVTYIGVVIFVGLTAYDTQKLKNIGEQIDVRDSSNLRKYAILGALTLYLDFINLFLMLLRIFGNRR encoded by the coding sequence ATGGACCGATTTCCGCGTTCCGATTCAATAGTACAGCAGACCCGTAGCGGCCTGCAGACGTATATGGCTCAGGTGTACGGCTGGATGACGGTTGGCCTGCTGCTTACCGCGTTTATCGCGTGGTATGCGGCGAACACGCCTGAACTGATGATGTTTATCTTCTCCAGCAAAATCACCTTCTTTGGGCTGATTATCGCGCAGCTGGCGCTGGTGTTTGTGCTGTCGGGTCTGGTGCAAAAGCTCAGTGCCGGAATGGCGACCACGCTGTTTATGCTCTATTCGGCGCTAACGGGGCTGACGCTTTCCAGTATTTTCATCGTCTACACCTACTCTTCCATCGCCAGCACCTTTGTGGTGACCGGCGGGATGTTCGGCGTGATGAGCCTCTACGGTTACACCACGAAGCGCGATCTGAGCGGTTTAGGCAGCATGCTGTTTATGGGGCTGATTGGGATTGTGCTGGCGTCGCTGGTAAACCTGTGGCTGAAGAGCGACGCGCTGATGTGGGCTGTGACCTACATCGGGGTGGTGATCTTCGTTGGGTTGACGGCGTATGACACCCAGAAGCTGAAAAACATCGGCGAGCAGATCGACGTACGCGACAGTTCAAACCTGCGCAAATACGCGATTCTGGGCGCGCTGACGCTGTATCTGGACTTCATCAACCTGTTCCTGATGCTGCTGCGTATTTTCGGCAACCGTCGTTAA
- a CDS encoding YbhQ family protein — protein sequence MKWQQRVRVATGLSCWQIMLHLLVVAVLVMGWMSGTLVRVGLGLCVLYGVTVLSMLFLQRHHEARWREVGDVLEELTTTWYFGAAMIVLWLLSRVLQNNLLLALAGLAILAGPAVVSLLTKEKKLRNVASKHRVRH from the coding sequence ATGAAGTGGCAACAACGTGTTCGTGTCGCAACTGGCCTGAGTTGCTGGCAGATAATGTTGCATTTACTGGTCGTGGCCGTACTGGTGATGGGCTGGATGAGCGGCACGCTGGTGCGTGTTGGCCTGGGGCTATGCGTCCTTTATGGCGTCACCGTACTGTCGATGCTGTTCTTACAGCGCCACCACGAAGCGCGCTGGCGCGAGGTGGGTGATGTGCTCGAAGAGCTCACCACCACATGGTATTTTGGTGCGGCGATGATTGTGCTTTGGCTGCTGTCGCGCGTGCTGCAAAACAACCTGCTGCTGGCCCTGGCGGGTCTGGCAATCCTCGCAGGGCCTGCGGTCGTCTCGCTGCTGACCAAAGAGAAAAAGCTACGCAATGTTGCGTCTAAACATCGCGTACGCCACTGA
- the moaD gene encoding molybdopterin synthase sulfur carrier subunit has product MIKVLFFAQVRELVNTDSLTLDASFENVAALRAHLAAQSDRWALALDEGKLLAAVNQTLVEFTHPLKEGDEVAFFPPVTGG; this is encoded by the coding sequence ATGATTAAGGTGCTCTTTTTTGCGCAGGTGCGCGAGCTGGTGAATACCGACAGCCTGACGCTGGATGCGTCCTTCGAAAACGTCGCCGCCCTGCGCGCGCATCTGGCGGCACAAAGCGACCGCTGGGCGCTGGCGCTGGACGAAGGCAAGCTGCTGGCCGCCGTTAACCAAACGCTGGTGGAGTTCACCCATCCGCTGAAAGAAGGCGATGAAGTGGCCTTCTTCCCGCCAGTAACGGGGGGCTAA
- the moaC gene encoding cyclic pyranopterin monophosphate synthase MoaC — protein sequence MSQLTHINAAGEAHMVDVSAKAETVREARAEAFVTMLPETLAMIIDGSHHKGDVFATARIAGIQAAKRTWELIPLCHPLMLSKVEVNLQAQPEHNRVRIESLCRLTGKTGVEMEALTAASVAALTIYDMCKAVQKDMVIGPVRLLAKSGGKSGDFKVDSHD from the coding sequence ATGTCACAACTGACCCACATTAACGCCGCCGGTGAAGCGCATATGGTGGACGTCTCCGCCAAAGCCGAAACGGTGCGCGAGGCGCGCGCGGAAGCGTTTGTCACTATGCTGCCGGAAACGCTGGCGATGATTATCGACGGCAGCCACCATAAGGGCGACGTCTTTGCCACCGCGCGCATCGCCGGTATTCAGGCCGCCAAACGGACCTGGGAGCTCATTCCGCTGTGCCATCCGCTGATGCTGAGCAAGGTGGAAGTGAACCTGCAGGCGCAGCCGGAGCACAATCGGGTGCGGATTGAATCGCTGTGCCGCTTAACCGGCAAAACCGGCGTGGAGATGGAGGCGCTGACGGCGGCCTCAGTTGCCGCACTGACTATCTACGACATGTGCAAAGCGGTGCAGAAAGATATGGTGATTGGCCCGGTTCGCCTGCTGGCAAAAAGCGGCGGCAAATCCGGTGATTTTAAGGTGGATAGCCATGATTAA
- a CDS encoding lysylphosphatidylglycerol synthase domain-containing protein — protein MSKSHPRWRLAKKILTWLFFIAVAVLLVVYAQKVDWEEVWKVIRNYNRMVLLGAVGLVIVSYLMYGCYDLLGRAYCGHKLAKRQVMLVSFICYAFNLTLSTWVGGIGMRYRLYSRLGLPGGTITRIFSLSITTNWLGYILLGGVIFTIGVVQLPAHWYIDEATLRILGIVLLLIIAVYLWACAFAKRRHMTIKGQKLVLPSWKFAVLQMAVSSANWMAMGAIIWLLIGEDVNYFFVLGVLLVSSIAGVIVHIPAGIGVLEAVFIALLAGEHVSQGTIIAALLAYRMLYYFLPLALATVCYLVLESRAKKLRAKNEKALAK, from the coding sequence ATGTCGAAATCGCATCCGCGCTGGCGGCTGGCAAAAAAGATCCTGACCTGGCTGTTTTTTATTGCGGTCGCGGTTCTGCTGGTGGTCTACGCGCAGAAAGTTGACTGGGAAGAGGTGTGGAAAGTCATCCGCAACTATAACCGGATGGTGCTGCTGGGCGCTGTGGGGTTAGTTATTGTCAGCTACCTGATGTACGGCTGCTATGACCTGCTGGGCCGCGCTTACTGCGGCCACAAGCTGGCCAAACGTCAGGTTATGCTGGTGTCGTTTATCTGCTACGCCTTTAACCTGACGCTGAGCACCTGGGTCGGCGGCATCGGCATGCGATATCGCCTTTATTCGCGGCTCGGCCTGCCGGGCGGGACCATCACGCGCATTTTCTCGTTAAGCATCACCACCAACTGGCTGGGCTATATTCTGCTCGGCGGGGTGATCTTCACCATCGGCGTAGTGCAGCTGCCCGCGCACTGGTATATCGATGAGGCCACGCTGCGCATTCTGGGCATCGTACTGCTGCTGATTATCGCCGTGTATCTGTGGGCCTGCGCCTTTGCCAAACGCCGCCATATGACCATCAAGGGGCAAAAGCTGGTATTGCCCTCGTGGAAGTTTGCGGTGCTGCAGATGGCAGTCTCCAGCGCCAACTGGATGGCGATGGGGGCCATTATCTGGCTGCTGATTGGCGAGGACGTGAACTACTTCTTCGTGCTGGGCGTGCTGCTGGTGAGCAGCATTGCGGGCGTGATTGTGCATATTCCGGCGGGGATCGGCGTGCTGGAAGCGGTATTTATCGCCCTGCTGGCCGGGGAGCATGTCTCTCAGGGAACGATTATCGCGGCCCTGCTGGCGTACCGCATGCTGTATTACTTCCTGCCGCTGGCGCTGGCAACGGTCTGTTATCTGGTGCTGGAGAGTCGGGCGAAAAAGCTGAGAGCGAAGAACGAGAAGGCCTTAGCGAAATAA
- the moaB gene encoding molybdenum cofactor biosynthesis protein B: protein MSQVSAEFIPTRIAILTVSDRRGEEDDTSGHWLREAAHDAGHHIVDKAIVKENRYAIRAQVSQWIASDEVQVVLITGGTGFTAGDQAPEALIPLFDREVEGFGEVFRMLSFEEIGTSTLQSRAVAGVANKTLIFAMPGSTKACRTAWENIIAPQLDARTRPCNFHPHLKK, encoded by the coding sequence ATGAGTCAGGTAAGCGCAGAATTTATCCCGACACGCATTGCTATCCTTACCGTTTCCGATCGCCGCGGCGAAGAGGATGATACCTCCGGCCACTGGCTGCGCGAGGCGGCCCATGACGCGGGGCATCACATCGTCGATAAAGCGATAGTGAAGGAGAACCGCTACGCCATTCGCGCGCAGGTTTCGCAGTGGATTGCGAGCGATGAGGTGCAGGTGGTGCTGATCACCGGCGGCACCGGTTTTACCGCAGGCGATCAGGCCCCCGAAGCGCTGATCCCGCTGTTCGACCGCGAGGTAGAAGGCTTCGGCGAGGTGTTCCGCATGCTCTCCTTTGAAGAGATTGGTACCTCCACGCTCCAGTCGCGCGCGGTGGCTGGGGTGGCTAACAAAACCCTGATTTTCGCCATGCCGGGCTCGACCAAAGCCTGCCGCACCGCGTGGGAAAATATCATCGCCCCGCAGCTGGACGCCCGTACCCGTCCGTGTAATTTCCATCCCCATTTAAAGAAATAA
- the clsB gene encoding cardiolipin synthase ClsB, whose protein sequence is MKCSWQEGNRITLLVNGDEYYPAVFKAIDNAQQKVILETFIWFEDNVGKQLHSVLLRAARRGVKIEVLLDGYGSPDLSDAFVNELTSAGVVFRYYDPGPRLFGMRTNLFRRMHRKIVVVDETVAFVGGINYSAEHMSDYGPEAKQDYAIRIEGPVVQDILLFELENLPGKEAVRRWWRRRHRPEENRKPGEAQALFVWRDNGEHRDDIERHYLKMLANAKREVIIANAYFFPGYRLLHAMRNAARRGVRVKLIVQGEPDMPIVKVGARLLYNYLVKGGVQIYEYRRRPLHGKVALMDDHWATVGSSNLDPLSLSLNLEANLIIHDRQFNQTLRDNLQALIVNDSVRVDESMVPKRTWWNLGISVVVFHFLRHFPAMVGWLPAHTPKLAQVDPPVQPEMETQDRIEAEDGGKP, encoded by the coding sequence ATGAAATGTTCCTGGCAGGAAGGCAACCGGATCACGCTGCTGGTCAATGGGGACGAGTACTACCCGGCCGTGTTTAAGGCAATTGATAACGCGCAGCAGAAGGTGATCCTCGAAACCTTTATCTGGTTCGAAGATAACGTCGGCAAGCAGTTGCACAGCGTGCTGCTGCGCGCCGCCCGGCGCGGCGTCAAAATTGAAGTGCTGCTTGATGGCTATGGTTCGCCGGATCTCAGCGATGCGTTTGTGAATGAGTTGACCTCCGCGGGCGTGGTGTTCCGCTACTACGATCCCGGCCCTCGCCTGTTCGGCATGCGTACCAATCTTTTCCGCCGGATGCACCGCAAAATTGTGGTGGTGGACGAGACGGTGGCGTTTGTCGGCGGCATTAACTATTCCGCTGAGCATATGTCCGACTACGGCCCGGAAGCGAAGCAGGACTACGCGATTCGCATTGAAGGCCCGGTGGTGCAGGACATTTTGCTGTTTGAACTGGAGAACCTGCCGGGGAAAGAGGCCGTTCGCCGCTGGTGGAGACGCCGCCATCGCCCGGAAGAGAACCGGAAGCCCGGCGAAGCGCAGGCCCTTTTCGTCTGGCGGGATAACGGCGAGCACCGGGACGACATTGAACGTCATTATCTCAAGATGCTCGCCAACGCGAAGCGCGAGGTCATCATCGCCAACGCCTACTTTTTCCCGGGCTACCGTCTGCTGCACGCCATGCGCAATGCGGCCCGACGCGGGGTACGCGTGAAGCTGATTGTGCAGGGCGAGCCGGATATGCCGATAGTCAAAGTCGGCGCGCGGCTGCTGTATAACTATCTGGTGAAGGGCGGCGTACAGATCTACGAATATCGACGCCGACCGCTGCACGGCAAAGTAGCGCTGATGGACGATCACTGGGCAACCGTGGGTTCCAGTAATCTCGATCCGCTGAGCTTATCGCTCAATCTCGAGGCTAACCTGATCATTCACGATCGCCAGTTTAACCAGACCCTGCGGGATAACCTGCAGGCGCTAATCGTTAACGACAGCGTGCGCGTGGACGAATCCATGGTCCCTAAACGCACCTGGTGGAACTTGGGCATCAGCGTGGTGGTGTTCCACTTTCTACGCCATTTCCCGGCCATGGTCGGCTGGCTGCCAGCGCATACGCCTAAGCTTGCGCAGGTGGATCCGCCGGTACAACCGGAAATGGAAACCCAGGACCGTATTGAAGCGGAAGACGGAGGCAAACCCTGA
- the moaE gene encoding molybdopterin synthase catalytic subunit MoaE: protein MAETRILVSPERFNVGTEYSWLAERDEDGAVVTFTGKVRNHNLGDSVKALTLEHYPGMTEKSLTEIVDEARGRWPLGRVTVIHRIGEMWPGEEIVFVGVTSAHRGSAFAAGEFIMDYLKTKAPFWKREATPEGDRWVESRDSDKQAASRW from the coding sequence ATGGCTGAAACCCGAATTCTGGTGAGCCCCGAGCGTTTTAACGTAGGGACAGAATACAGCTGGCTGGCGGAACGCGATGAAGACGGCGCGGTTGTCACCTTCACCGGCAAAGTGCGCAACCACAACCTCGGCGACAGCGTGAAGGCACTGACGCTGGAGCACTATCCGGGGATGACCGAGAAATCACTGACGGAGATTGTCGACGAGGCGCGAGGCCGCTGGCCGCTTGGCCGCGTCACGGTTATTCACCGCATCGGCGAGATGTGGCCTGGCGAGGAGATTGTCTTCGTCGGGGTGACCAGCGCGCACCGCGGCAGCGCGTTTGCGGCAGGGGAGTTCATTATGGATTACCTCAAAACCAAAGCGCCGTTCTGGAAGCGCGAAGCCACGCCAGAAGGTGACCGATGGGTAGAATCTCGCGACAGCGATAAACAAGCTGCCAGCCGTTGGTAG